The Gammaproteobacteria bacterium genome has a window encoding:
- a CDS encoding FtsX-like permease family protein, giving the protein ELVRIGDRRFRVIGILAPKGQSLGMDMGDVAIIPVAAAQALFDTNSMFRVLIEVRGRESIPAAKKAIESIIMARHEGENDVTLVSLDAILSTFDRIFTALTLTVAGIAAISLAVAGILIMNVMLVAVSQRTTEIGLLKALGAPPRQIARLFLVESAVLSLLGAAVGVAVGYAGVYVLGQFFPSFPLSAPLWAVFAGVGVALFSGLVFGVLPARRAARLDPVQALTKR; this is encoded by the coding sequence CGAGCTGGTGCGCATCGGCGACCGGCGTTTCAGGGTCATCGGCATCCTCGCCCCCAAGGGGCAGTCCCTGGGCATGGACATGGGCGACGTCGCCATCATTCCGGTCGCGGCGGCGCAGGCCCTGTTCGACACCAACTCCATGTTCCGCGTGCTGATCGAGGTGCGGGGACGCGAGTCCATCCCCGCCGCCAAAAAGGCCATCGAATCCATCATCATGGCCCGCCACGAAGGCGAGAACGACGTCACCCTCGTCAGCCTGGACGCCATCCTCTCCACCTTCGACCGCATCTTCACCGCCCTCACCCTGACCGTGGCCGGCATCGCCGCCATCAGCCTGGCGGTGGCCGGCATCCTGATCATGAACGTGATGCTGGTGGCCGTGTCGCAGCGCACCACCGAGATCGGCCTGCTCAAGGCACTGGGTGCCCCGCCGCGCCAGATCGCCAGGCTGTTCCTGGTCGAGTCGGCCGTGCTCTCGCTGCTGGGCGCCGCCGTCGGCGTGGCGGTCGGTTATGCGGGGGTGTACGTACTGGGACAGTTCTTCCCGAGCTTCCCGCTCTCCGCCCCGCTGTGGGCCGTGTTCGCCGGCGTGGGGGTGGCCCTGTTCAGCGGGCTGGTGTTCGGCGTGCTGCCGGCGCGCCGCGCCGCGCGGCTCGATCCCGTCCAGGCCCTGACCAAGCGCTGA
- a CDS encoding ABC transporter permease, giving the protein MLSKDYVRLTFGAVIGQRMRSFLTALGISVGIAAVVLLTSIGEGVHQFMLHEFTQFGTNLIAINPGRTTTHGMPGGVIANVRPMTLGDAEAIARLPLVDAMVPVVQGNALTEANNRTRRTTVYGTGPDQPEVWQVPLAIGRFLPRDDARTARAFAVLGSKLRDELFGEANPLGQRIRIGGETFRVIGVLAPKGQVLGVDLDDAVYIPAGRALAMFNRESLMEIDVTYPPGIPSKIVANKIKAVLEQRHGSEDFTITTQEDMLATLNNILNILTLAVGALGGISLLVGAVGIFTIMTIAVNERTGEIGLLRALGAKRAQVLGLFLGEAVFLASLGGLAGLIIGIGGAWLLHLLIPALPTHTAWGYVLLAEIIAALIGLIAGVLPARRASHLDPVEALRTE; this is encoded by the coding sequence ATGCTGAGTAAGGATTATGTCCGCTTAACCTTTGGCGCCGTCATCGGCCAGCGCATGCGCAGCTTTCTCACCGCGCTCGGCATCTCGGTGGGCATCGCGGCGGTGGTACTGCTGACCTCCATCGGCGAAGGCGTGCACCAGTTCATGCTGCACGAGTTCACCCAGTTCGGCACCAACCTCATCGCCATCAACCCGGGGCGCACCACCACCCACGGCATGCCGGGCGGGGTGATCGCCAACGTGCGCCCGATGACCCTGGGCGACGCCGAGGCCATCGCGCGCCTGCCGCTGGTCGATGCCATGGTGCCGGTCGTGCAGGGCAACGCGCTCACCGAGGCGAACAACCGCACCCGCCGCACCACCGTGTACGGCACCGGACCGGACCAGCCCGAGGTATGGCAGGTGCCGCTGGCCATCGGCCGCTTCCTGCCGCGCGACGACGCCCGCACCGCGCGCGCCTTCGCCGTGCTGGGCTCCAAGCTGCGTGACGAACTGTTTGGCGAGGCCAACCCGCTCGGCCAGCGCATCCGCATCGGCGGCGAGACCTTCCGCGTCATCGGGGTGCTGGCGCCCAAGGGGCAAGTCTTGGGCGTGGACCTGGACGATGCGGTCTATATTCCGGCAGGGCGCGCGCTGGCCATGTTCAACCGTGAAAGCCTGATGGAGATCGACGTCACCTACCCGCCGGGCATCCCGTCCAAGATCGTGGCGAACAAGATCAAGGCCGTGCTGGAGCAGCGCCACGGCAGCGAGGACTTCACCATCACCACTCAGGAAGACATGCTCGCCACCCTGAACAACATCCTCAACATCCTCACCCTCGCGGTGGGAGCGCTGGGCGGCATCTCCCTGCTGGTGGGCGCGGTGGGCATCTTCACCATCATGACCATCGCGGTGAACGAACGCACTGGGGAGATCGGCCTGCTGCGCGCGCTGGGCGCCAAGCGCGCCCAGGTGCTCGGCTTGTTCCTGGGCGAGGCCGTGTTCCTCGCCAGCCTCGGCGGCCTCGCCGGACTCATCATCGGCATCGGCGGCGCCTGGCTACTACACTTACTCATACCCGCCCTGCCCACCCACACCGCCTGGGGTTATGTGCTACTGGCGGAAATCATCGCCGCCCTCATCGGCCTGATCGCCGGCGTGCTCCCGGCACGCAGGGCCTCGCATCTGGACCCGGTGGAAGCATTGAGGACGGAGTAG
- a CDS encoding BRCT domain-containing protein gives MDMFTRFNRKNIQDRQIDTLIGLSKGIMADGRVDQAEAEFLLSWLIQNRQASDNPIIANLLQKVSSMLEDGILDQEESAELLSTLHKIAGESTEIGELSKTSTLPINDPLPEITFESKSFLFTGTCAFGTRKQCNEATESLGGVIAKGVNKNLDYLVLGTYVTDSWAHESFGRKIEKALEYREIGLPIAIVTEDHWVRCGNLG, from the coding sequence ATGGATATGTTTACGAGGTTCAACAGAAAAAATATTCAGGACCGCCAAATCGATACTCTTATTGGACTAAGTAAAGGGATCATGGCAGACGGGAGAGTGGATCAAGCAGAAGCTGAATTTTTGCTAAGCTGGCTAATACAGAACAGACAGGCAAGCGACAATCCCATAATTGCCAATCTGCTTCAGAAAGTCTCGTCCATGCTTGAGGACGGAATCCTAGATCAAGAAGAATCCGCAGAGTTACTTAGTACCCTTCATAAAATTGCTGGTGAATCAACAGAGATTGGAGAGCTTTCCAAAACATCAACCCTACCCATCAACGATCCACTACCTGAAATCACCTTCGAGAGTAAATCATTTCTTTTCACGGGTACGTGCGCTTTTGGTACCAGAAAACAATGCAACGAAGCCACAGAATCCCTAGGGGGTGTTATCGCGAAAGGTGTTAACAAAAATCTCGATTACCTCGTTCTTGGAACATACGTAACCGATAGCTGGGCACATGAAAGCTTTGGTAGGAAAATTGAAAAAGCATTGGAATACAGGGAAATTGGATTGCCAATCGCGATTGTCACGGAAGATCATTGGGTTCGCTGTGGCAATCTAGGCTGA
- a CDS encoding undecaprenyl-diphosphate phosphatase — translation MTPELIPHLLMLAAMQGVSELFPISSLGHSVLVPALLHWPLNRDAVWFLPFIVVLHLGTATALGLYFWRDWWRLLSGFVRARGRTSDPDARLLWLLMIGTVPAGLIGLALEHRIRDLFGGYTIVAVALILNGGLLWLGDRFKHRVATADLHELSYARAFGVGVAQSLALIPGFSRSGATLVAGLAAGLDYAASARFSFLLATPIIAAAGVLEVPKLIKAGAALPLGWMFTAGAIAGICAWLSTAFLMRWFGGHEVKALRPFAIYCAVLGVLALVVG, via the coding sequence AGCTGTTCCCCATCAGCAGCCTCGGCCACAGCGTGCTGGTGCCGGCCCTGCTGCACTGGCCGCTGAACCGTGATGCCGTCTGGTTCCTGCCCTTTATCGTGGTGCTGCACCTGGGTACGGCCACGGCCCTGGGGCTGTATTTCTGGCGGGACTGGTGGCGGCTGCTGAGCGGGTTCGTGCGCGCACGCGGCCGCACCAGCGACCCGGATGCGCGCCTGCTGTGGCTGTTGATGATCGGCACGGTGCCGGCGGGGCTGATCGGGCTGGCGCTGGAGCATCGCATCCGTGACCTGTTCGGCGGCTATACCATCGTCGCCGTGGCCTTGATCCTGAACGGTGGTCTGCTGTGGCTGGGCGACCGCTTCAAACACCGCGTGGCCACGGCGGATCTGCACGAACTCAGCTACGCGCGTGCCTTCGGCGTGGGCGTCGCGCAGTCCCTGGCGCTGATCCCCGGTTTTTCACGCTCCGGTGCGACCCTGGTCGCGGGGCTCGCCGCCGGGCTGGATTATGCCGCCTCAGCGCGGTTCTCGTTCCTGCTCGCAACGCCCATCATCGCCGCTGCCGGCGTGCTCGAAGTGCCCAAGCTCATCAAGGCGGGCGCTGCCCTGCCGTTGGGCTGGATGTTCACGGCCGGTGCCATCGCCGGTATATGCGCTTGGCTCAGTACGGCCTTTTTGATGCGCTGGTTTGGCGGGCACGAGGTGAAGGCCCTGCGCCCGTTTGCGATTTACTGCGCTGTGTTGGGGGTGTTGGCGTTGGTGGTGGGATAG
- a CDS encoding DUF899 domain-containing protein — protein sequence MKLPKVVSHEEWQRARQELLNKEKALTQALDALAAERRRLPMVFVENDYTFTGPEGQVSLIDLFRGYRQLIVYCAMLEPGATPCKGCSMVMDNVGHNLSHVNARNTSFVFTSPAPQNEIVALQKRMGWNAPWYTDHDRRFADAFDAGKGFAVNVFIRDDENRVYRTYITKARGGELFDTNFRLLDLTPYGRQETWEDSPEGWPQTPPYEWWRLHDEYET from the coding sequence ATAAAACTTCCGAAAGTCGTGTCGCATGAAGAGTGGCAACGAGCACGCCAAGAACTCCTCAACAAGGAAAAGGCGTTGACGCAGGCGTTGGACGCGTTGGCCGCCGAGCGTCGCAGACTACCGATGGTGTTCGTCGAAAACGACTACACGTTCACGGGACCCGAGGGTCAGGTATCACTGATCGACCTATTCCGTGGGTATCGGCAACTAATTGTTTATTGTGCAATGCTGGAGCCAGGTGCAACGCCTTGCAAGGGCTGCTCAATGGTCATGGACAACGTCGGCCATAATCTGTCGCACGTCAATGCCAGAAATACCAGTTTCGTATTCACGTCACCGGCACCGCAGAACGAGATCGTCGCCTTGCAAAAGCGGATGGGTTGGAACGCTCCCTGGTACACCGATCACGATCGCCGTTTTGCTGACGCCTTCGATGCTGGGAAAGGGTTTGCGGTCAACGTGTTCATTCGTGACGATGAGAACCGCGTATATCGTACATACATTACCAAAGCCCGTGGTGGCGAGCTGTTCGATACCAATTTCCGATTGCTTGATCTTACGCCGTACGGTCGCCAGGAAACTTGGGAAGACTCTCCGGAAGGTTGGCCGCAAACCCCTCCGTATGAGTGGTGGCGTTTACACGATGAATACGAGACTTAG